CTCGTTAGGCAATAATAAACGAGAGCTGTCTTTTCTATCTTGAACAAATTATGAGAAAAGTAccgaatacaatatttttttagtcaaagttgtatacatatatagacATCGATTGCATCGCGGTACGACTTCACATTTTACAACGATATTAACTATAAACGTAAAGAACGTTTGCTTATCTTTTACGGTATTGTATCTATATTCTATTGTAACATGGACACTTGAATCTATTAGCAATTGTGATAAAACGGATTACTTAATTTACGCGAGCAAAGATAACTTCGATATGCCTAGGAAAAGTGGTTAGCGGCGAAGAAAGTAAATTACTTTTTCATAGAATGAACAGTTTGCATGCACTCCGTGGTTGTCAAATTAATACCCATATTGATAACATAAATCTGTGTACAAGGAACAAGGAAGAAGTATTACATAGATACGCAACATCTAGACTTTGTTTATTCCAGTTGTGACGCATCAACGaagcatacgttttacgtagcaATCTAACCTAATCTAATACTTTTTAATatacaatttcttttctatcgCGTATCACTTACTCGAAGCGATAAAACGGCAAGGTGATTCCGAATATACTCATGTCGCAATGCTGGATATACAACAATACATAGCATATTAAGAAGTTGTTTTATTCAGTTGTAACATGGAAaacgtaatattattttctattttacagtCCACGTTAATTccgaaaagtagaaacgcgccactAAGGATATAATCTTGGCCGCGTTGACGCAAACTGCAACGAATACACGAGCTAGTGAACTATCGCAGCGAAGAAGACGTCAAAGTCGTGGGTTGAAAATCGTTCTTTCGGTAGGGGGTGTTTGTTGCTGTCCTGACGAATGCCGTGCGACTCGCGCGCGTCGACGCATACACGCGCGCGATTGCATTTACCGTGCGTGCACCTTCTTTCCTCGATGCACGGAGGAACGTGGGCGTGAAGGTGCTTTCGAACGCGACTGCTGACATAACAGTGGGTAAGGGACCAACAACGATAGAGTGTTATCAGCAGCGTCAAAGGCGGTGGTAAGTTTATGGCCGATACGTGCCGTTTATCGGCCTATGCTACGTTTAGTTAATTAAACGGCACAGCGAACGCCCGCCACCGAGCACGCACTCTGCGATCGAACGCGGAACGAGCCGTCGCGAGAAAGAAAATCCGAATAGGTTAAAAAAACGAACACCTCGCGACCTCTTCGTTGCGTGCCGAGTGGCGCTACGAATATACGCGTTGAATTTCCTCTTAATTTGCAATAGGTGGCGCCACTTGAACGTAAATAGTTACGATAATGTAGCGGCGATCGAACTCCTTGGAATTCGTGTGAATCGTTTCATTCCGATAGTATCGTATATACGCTTCATCGATTTCGTACCGCGGATTTCCCCTCAAGTACGCTCGACGAGAACAATAATCTGCGCGATCGTTGTAAGCGTCATTAATTGTCTTCCTTTCGGTTAATCGTTCTTCTATAAGATACGATCGGGTTAAAAAATCGACCAATCGTGGACAATGATTAATTTTAAGAGCGTCGAAAAGTTATCGAAGTGCTATCGCGTCCCTAGTGGCATAATTGTGAAGTAGTGCGTTGGTCGAAAATTACCATGATTGGTCGGACGTGTGCTCGAATTCtcgattttattgaattttcgattaatttgatCGCGAATCGACAGTTGGGTTAGTACTCGAGAACAAAGGTAACGCGGTTACGGTTAAGCGAATGCACAAGCGTTCTTATTAGTCGGGTTAGACAATGGCAATGGTACGGTTAAAACGGAAGAGCGTAGGTTACGTATGTTCGTAAATAAAACTTGAGCGATCCGAAATCTCGAAATCTCGAAAACTTGCAAAAAAGACGATCCGTGTATTATTTGTGACTTGGAACGAAACGTGTctttctcgagatatttcttcgtattttgAAATACGATTTCTACGCGATTCAATTtagttttcgatcgtcgatcgaacggtatTCAATCGGTTAACCTAATTTTACGTGGATTCGGTTAACCGTATTATTCGTATACgcgaatatcgatcgatcgatcggttatcGATTAAATGCACGGTTATCGAGGTGTCAAAGTTCCAACGTGTATCGCGCGATACGGTCTACGATTGGAAAGGAAGTCGAGTAGAAGGAACAGAGCGGAGGGTTGATGTAgccggagaaattcctggtatCGGTTCGTGCGCGCGGCGGACTTTGACGATCCCTTAAGTGAAATATCATCGACAATCACTCACGTGAGATCTTTATCGGCCGGTAACGTGATCTCTGACCCCACCAAACTCGGGAGCAGTTTTATGCGAGCTCCCGCGGCGCGTGAATATACACCCATGGGTAGGTGGGTGCCGCTGCTTCGTGGAGGAGGACCGGTGAGATCGCTGGAGGATCGAAGGAGGAATGTAACGCGGTCCGTGGCTTCGGGATGGCTGGAATCACAGAAAAGTATTCGGCCGGGTTCGCGTGGAAGCCACGGCACGGCGTTCCGCACGCAGGAACGCGGCTGCCAATAAATAAGGTTCGGCATTTCCCGCGCGGTTCGCGCGTCTTATCGAGCCACTCGAGCAGCAGTGAGGATGGGCCACTTCCGATCGAATCGATGCACCTTATCTGCGTACAGCCGTGCCACGATGGAGGGGGCAGGAACGTTTCATGGAAAAAGGGAAACAAGGTAACCCTTCGATATTATGCGAGAACGATCGTACATAGAACTGCGATACCAATGGTTTTGTACGGTAGAATCTTCGCTATCGTAACCTCGTTTTTTCGACGCTTTACTATTGGAACGATACGTTATTCGAACGGAACATTGTCCTTGTAGGTTATCCCTCTTCTTATCGAAGCATTTTTCTAAAGGCTGACCCGCAACGAATGGTACAGCCTAGAATGAGGTTATTCTACGTGCAAAGAtcaatcgaaaacggagaacgatACGGTTCGATACGATGTTTCCTTTTCGAGATGATCGATTTTGTAGCTGTTCGTAGCAATAGATCTCGCTCTATAGACGTACATCGTGTCTTTCCACGCTACGTAGATGTTACAACGTGTCGCCGGAAATAACGATTCTTTGCAATTAACTTTGCATCGTTCGCGTACGAGCTACGTACTTTGAAAATCGATCTTCTCAAAAACGAAGtttacgaacattttattcTCCGTTTTCCAGTTctttttgcaagtagaaaccgaCAGTGTTTCTTTGACGCGTACATTTTACGTACACCGTTCTTTTATTCCCGTTACGGATATTTGTGCACTTTTCCAATAACGAAGACTCTACCGTACTATACGTTGCGTTCTGGAAACGATATTCTTAGTAGTTTTATACGATCTCTTGGAAGTATTACGCTCCCGAggcattaatattttattttcaccgaaagaattGTCTATATCTCGAAACTGATACTGCACAGTATAGTTTCAACGGGTCTTATTTAACATTAGTACTCTGCGATACTGGTTCCACTCTTGCAACGAGTACCTTTGTACCTTTTATACGGTACTCGCAATATTGTACGGCCGCCTCGGCAATATCTCTTGCCATCGGTCGATATTTATCGACATTTTGTGGCAAGTGGTGCACGTCCGTTGCGTCAGCCTATTATACAGTTCCAATAAAGGAACCTCTACCGTGCTTCTTTAAGGATCGAACGTTGAGCACAAGCGGACCAATGACGCGCGATGGCGCTGCGTGTGTTTCTTCGTATTCGAAGTGTCGTAGcgtgaacgttttttttttctcgaaaccgaGACAACATCGAGaatattttatcgcgcgatGAGTTTGACCGTCACAATGTCGTTGTTTCGGTCGATCGCGCTCGAAGCTCAACTACGAACGAATACATCGAACGTAATATCGAGCCACTCGGATACCTTTTTCGTTGAACGACGACAACGTTGAATATTCTATACACTCCTATACGTATAAATTGTGTTCGCGAAAAATGACTGTACTCGATACGTACCATTCATTTATTCGCGATGTATTTGTACTCTGTACAGGACTCTCCGTACACaggtttctctcttcattttttgtcaagaaagtttcgtttttttttttgctcttcGTTGAAGACTTTCCGCTTTTCGTTTACTCTTCTCGAGTAAAAGTTGCCAGCGTTACAATCGCCCTCGGCCGCACTTGTGAACTTTGattaaatatttccattaaaTATTTCCGCTAACCGGCGATCGGTATTTCATTAAGAAAgatcaaattgaaattttgaatcAAGAAATCGGAAGATATTCGTTAAAAGAGCGTTTACATTACAATTCCAAAACAGCGAGGAAAATGAACCTTTGGGTACCGTGAGCTGTTTTCTTCATTATACCATTTTGCATCTGGCACGTTCCAAATGTCATTTTACGCTATATACCTGAAAACTTGTATCAATATTTACTATATACTTAATCTAATAAATagttatagtatatataataaatagtcaaagtatataataaatatttactttaataaATAGTCAAAGTATATAATAAGTATTTACTTTGATAAATAGTCaaagtatataataaatatttactttaataaATAGTCAAAGTATATAATAAGTATTTACTTTGATAAATAGTCaaagtatataataaatatttactttaataaatagtcaaagtatattaaaaatatttactttaataaatagtcaaagtatataataaatatttactttaataaatagtcaaagtatataataaatatttactttaataaatattcaaagtatataataaatatttattatacacttTACCATACTTACGGTGTTACCAGAGCCCCGATGTTACAACCGACCTCACTCTCCCCTACAATTTCAAATATCTTTGTCAATTCTAACGAGGTAACGTCCACGTTAAGAAAATCTTCGTCTCGCGATGGTCCCCGATACACTACGTTCTTTTCCCAAggtcgttgaaatttttttcaaacaaacATCTCTCGTCCTACCGTCCCCGATGAAACGAAGAGAACCCTCGTGAGGACGAAACGATATCCGTAACGCAATTTCCATTTCTCCCCGAAAAAGAAATCATCGAAGGAACGTATCTCGTCGAAATCGGTGCGCAACGCCCTACCGAATAGCGGATCGCGTTTACGTTACAGGTATATTTCCGTAAAGGAAGCGGGTGGATGTTCGTGGAAATACGCCGGCACGTTTCGAAAGATGATAATTACGGTTTTACGGTACACGGCCAAACCCAATCTACATTGTGTCTGTGAGGCGAGTTCTCTCGCGGCGAGACGTAGGAAATCGCGCAATACTTTTAGGCTCCCCCGGTACACACGTTGCGAAAAAGTGAAATGTGTTGTACCATTACGTTTCCCATTGTTGTGTTAAGAGGAGACGCAAAA
This window of the Ptiloglossa arizonensis isolate GNS036 chromosome 13, iyPtiAriz1_principal, whole genome shotgun sequence genome carries:
- the LOC143154047 gene encoding uncharacterized protein LOC143154047 isoform X1 encodes the protein MAGITEKYSAGFAWKPRHGVPHAGTRLPINKVRHFPRGSRVLSSHSSSSEDGPLPIESMHLICVQPCHDGGGRNVSWKKGNKHPSAVRTLNAKRGSSSRDRGPFTSAMFRVSRPRTDEYYASVFRRGSGSAYSDCDRPHGEK
- the LOC143154047 gene encoding uncharacterized protein LOC143154047 isoform X2, whose amino-acid sequence is MAGITEKYSAGFAWKPRHGVPHAGTRLPINKVRHFPRGSRVLSSHSSSSEDGPLPIESMHLICVQPCHDGGGRNVSWKKGNKANTPLWDVRRRPTMTDEYRR